From the Hylaeus volcanicus isolate JK05 chromosome 4, UHH_iyHylVolc1.0_haploid, whole genome shotgun sequence genome, one window contains:
- the LOC128874557 gene encoding uncharacterized protein LOC128874557 isoform X2: MWSSVTAAGTENGPAPPSRSKHSATLLAGHVYLLGGRNGNLPLKDLWRYSLAESKWEELHPGGERPPALQEHSAVAYKDCLYVFGGELGFSAGTETPLWVYNVKTNMWRKVRAQRGCAVPRGRRGHTALVHRGQMLIYGGYQDLRGSSPELWAFHFETESWHLLSSSECGPAARHKHSAVLHGDAMYVYGGMTDLQERSDCWRWDVNAASWCLLKNKPGPGPLHGHAACRLPSCMLIFGGESGGLATNELWRFHFGTETWEKLSVAGPKPQPRAESVALAVSELIIRGTNLDNAKYKPRNQRTRLCNSRISPNEAPARPSFLKEISKLSQINLSRLSHPAKCSYSVLSGQDDNEESPQEQVDAEVVEPSTGMVKSRSANTLARRRQKPPETTPKPVDSNNSNSTTSSGMTRDPISVPNFRALTLPTPVLTPVEAARLVFVDPDDNSDNEERKEPPTSRLIEVQEERRDFAAIHQACQPTRGESYTSHLYEAALQTPKTPTTAKIPTSASVRFADLEEGEESTSDYASIEARSPGDPLADDDWPSGRKSKQYRPIVTPSTIREGQFGFCNPNYLGLDETRGHHHQQPQSQDGKYAKMLNSPPDSVLEDEPGRSASQTFAELLELQEIKRVPRAPPKSLPLGSPSRRAVSASRAERQRAKVAAADIHDSETPSYGPAPLYVFLVGGKEKGQVTVFARPVSLWKLQLAPHIF; encoded by the exons ATGTGGAGCTCGGTAACCGCGGCTGGCACTGAAAATGGGCCCGCGCCACCTTCCAGGAGCAAGCACAGCGCCACTTTGCTCGCCGGTCACGTATATCTCCTCGGAGGACGAAACGGCAATCTTCCCCTCAAAGATCTCTGGCGATACAGCCTGG CCGAGAGCAAATGGGAGGAATTGCATCCTGGGGGAGAGAGACCGCCAGCACTTCAGGAGCACAGCGCTGTGGCTTACAAGGATTGCCTTTACGTTTTCGGGGGAGAACTCGGATTTTCCGCAGGCACGGAAACGCCACTCTGGGTTTACAATGTCAAG ACTAACATGTGGAGAAAGGTGAGAGCGCAACGGGGCTGTGCAGTTCCTAGGGGACGAAGAGGCCATACGGCATTGGTTCATCGAGGTCAAATGCTCATCTACGGTGGCTATCAAGATTTGCGTGGAAGCTCCCCAGAGCTGTGGGCGTTTCACTTTG AAACGGAATCCTGGCACCTTCTTTCGTCCAGTGAATGCGGCCCGGCAGCGAGGCATAAACATTCAGCGGTTCTTCATGGCGATGCGATGTACGTTTACGGGGGTATGACCGACCTCCAAGAGAGGAGCGACTGTTGGCGATGGGACGTGAATGCAGCCTCCTGGtgtctattgaaaaataagCCCGGTCCAGGGCCCCTTCACGGTCACGCCGCCTGTAGACTTCCCAGTTGTATGTTAATTTTCGGTGGAGAAAGCGGCGGTCTAGCCACGAACGAGCTCTGGAGGTTTCATTTCG GTACGGAAACGTGGGAGAAATTGTCAGTGGCAGGTCCTAAACCTCAACCAAGAGCCGAAAGCGTTGCCCTAGCGGTTTCTGAATTAATCATTCGAGGGACCAACCTCGACAACGCGAAGTACAAGCCGAGAAATCAAAGGACGAGGCTGTGCAACAGCAGGATATCACCGAACGAGGCACCGGCTAGACCGAGCTTCctgaaagaaatttcgaaattgtcgCAAATCAATCTGTCGCGGCTGAGCCATCCGGCGAAATGCAGTTATTCCGTTCTAAGCGGTCAAGACGACAACGAGGAAAGTCCTCAAGAG CAAGTAGACGCGGAGGTCGTCGAACCGTCAACGGGGATGGTGAAGTCACGGAGCGCCAACACGCTGGCTCGCCGAAGACAAAAGCCACCTGAAACAACACCGAAACCTGTCGACtccaacaacagcaacagtaCCACCAGCTCCGGGATGACCAGGGACCCCATTTCGGTCCCAAACTTCCGTGCCCTCACCTTACCTACACCTGTCCTGACACCTGTGGAAGCGGCCAGGCTAGTTTTCGTCGACCCTGACGACAACAGCGACAACGAGGAACGCAAGGAACCCCCTACCTCCAGATTGATAGAAGTCCAAGAGGAAAGACG GGACTTCGCGGCCATTCATCAAGCCTGCCAGCCGACCCGGGGCGAGAGTTACACTTCCCATCTATACGAAGCGGCGCTTCAGACGCCAAAGACGCCGACCACCGCGAAGATCCCGACGTCAGCCTCGGTCAGGTTCGCCGATCTGGAGGAAGGCGAGGAGTCGACGTCGGATTACGCGAGTATAGAGGCCAGGAGTCCTGGGGATCCCCTCGCCGACGACGATTGGCCGTCAGGGCGAAAGTCCAAGCAATACCGTCCCATAGTGACTCCGTCGACGATACGCGAGGGTCAGTTCGGCTTTTGCAATCCGAATTACCTTGGCTTGGACGAGACGAGAGGTCACCATCACCAGCAGCCACAGTCCCAAGACGGCAAGTACGCGAAGATGTTGAACAGCCCACCGGATAGCGTGTTGGAGGACGAGCCAGGAAGATCCGCCTCGCAGACGTTCGCGGAGCTGTTGGAGCTTCAAGAAATCAAGAGGGTGCCTAGAGCTCCGCCGAAAAGTTTGCCATTAGGTTCTCCATCCAGAAGAGCCGTGAGCGCTTCAAGGGCGGAGAGACAAAGGGCGAAGGTGGCCGCGGCGGATATCCACGATTCGGAAACTCCGTCTTACGGGCCAGCGCCGCT
- the LOC128874557 gene encoding uncharacterized protein LOC128874557 isoform X1 has protein sequence MWSSVTAAGTENGPAPPSRSKHSATLLAGHVYLLGGRNGNLPLKDLWRYSLAESKWEELHPGGERPPALQEHSAVAYKDCLYVFGGELGFSAGTETPLWVYNVKTNMWRKVRAQRGCAVPRGRRGHTALVHRGQMLIYGGYQDLRGSSPELWAFHFETESWHLLSSSECGPAARHKHSAVLHGDAMYVYGGMTDLQERSDCWRWDVNAASWCLLKNKPGPGPLHGHAACRLPSCMLIFGGESGGLATNELWRFHFGTETWEKLSVAGPKPQPRAESVALAVSELIIRGTNLDNAKYKPRNQRTRLCNSRISPNEAPARPSFLKEISKLSQINLSRLSHPAKCSYSVLSGQDDNEESPQEANSYYPFQQVDAEVVEPSTGMVKSRSANTLARRRQKPPETTPKPVDSNNSNSTTSSGMTRDPISVPNFRALTLPTPVLTPVEAARLVFVDPDDNSDNEERKEPPTSRLIEVQEERRDFAAIHQACQPTRGESYTSHLYEAALQTPKTPTTAKIPTSASVRFADLEEGEESTSDYASIEARSPGDPLADDDWPSGRKSKQYRPIVTPSTIREGQFGFCNPNYLGLDETRGHHHQQPQSQDGKYAKMLNSPPDSVLEDEPGRSASQTFAELLELQEIKRVPRAPPKSLPLGSPSRRAVSASRAERQRAKVAAADIHDSETPSYGPAPLYVFLVGGKEKGQVTVFARPVSLWKLQLAPHIF, from the exons ATGTGGAGCTCGGTAACCGCGGCTGGCACTGAAAATGGGCCCGCGCCACCTTCCAGGAGCAAGCACAGCGCCACTTTGCTCGCCGGTCACGTATATCTCCTCGGAGGACGAAACGGCAATCTTCCCCTCAAAGATCTCTGGCGATACAGCCTGG CCGAGAGCAAATGGGAGGAATTGCATCCTGGGGGAGAGAGACCGCCAGCACTTCAGGAGCACAGCGCTGTGGCTTACAAGGATTGCCTTTACGTTTTCGGGGGAGAACTCGGATTTTCCGCAGGCACGGAAACGCCACTCTGGGTTTACAATGTCAAG ACTAACATGTGGAGAAAGGTGAGAGCGCAACGGGGCTGTGCAGTTCCTAGGGGACGAAGAGGCCATACGGCATTGGTTCATCGAGGTCAAATGCTCATCTACGGTGGCTATCAAGATTTGCGTGGAAGCTCCCCAGAGCTGTGGGCGTTTCACTTTG AAACGGAATCCTGGCACCTTCTTTCGTCCAGTGAATGCGGCCCGGCAGCGAGGCATAAACATTCAGCGGTTCTTCATGGCGATGCGATGTACGTTTACGGGGGTATGACCGACCTCCAAGAGAGGAGCGACTGTTGGCGATGGGACGTGAATGCAGCCTCCTGGtgtctattgaaaaataagCCCGGTCCAGGGCCCCTTCACGGTCACGCCGCCTGTAGACTTCCCAGTTGTATGTTAATTTTCGGTGGAGAAAGCGGCGGTCTAGCCACGAACGAGCTCTGGAGGTTTCATTTCG GTACGGAAACGTGGGAGAAATTGTCAGTGGCAGGTCCTAAACCTCAACCAAGAGCCGAAAGCGTTGCCCTAGCGGTTTCTGAATTAATCATTCGAGGGACCAACCTCGACAACGCGAAGTACAAGCCGAGAAATCAAAGGACGAGGCTGTGCAACAGCAGGATATCACCGAACGAGGCACCGGCTAGACCGAGCTTCctgaaagaaatttcgaaattgtcgCAAATCAATCTGTCGCGGCTGAGCCATCCGGCGAAATGCAGTTATTCCGTTCTAAGCGGTCAAGACGACAACGAGGAAAGTCCTCAAGAG GCGAACTCGTATTATCCATTTCAGCAAGTAGACGCGGAGGTCGTCGAACCGTCAACGGGGATGGTGAAGTCACGGAGCGCCAACACGCTGGCTCGCCGAAGACAAAAGCCACCTGAAACAACACCGAAACCTGTCGACtccaacaacagcaacagtaCCACCAGCTCCGGGATGACCAGGGACCCCATTTCGGTCCCAAACTTCCGTGCCCTCACCTTACCTACACCTGTCCTGACACCTGTGGAAGCGGCCAGGCTAGTTTTCGTCGACCCTGACGACAACAGCGACAACGAGGAACGCAAGGAACCCCCTACCTCCAGATTGATAGAAGTCCAAGAGGAAAGACG GGACTTCGCGGCCATTCATCAAGCCTGCCAGCCGACCCGGGGCGAGAGTTACACTTCCCATCTATACGAAGCGGCGCTTCAGACGCCAAAGACGCCGACCACCGCGAAGATCCCGACGTCAGCCTCGGTCAGGTTCGCCGATCTGGAGGAAGGCGAGGAGTCGACGTCGGATTACGCGAGTATAGAGGCCAGGAGTCCTGGGGATCCCCTCGCCGACGACGATTGGCCGTCAGGGCGAAAGTCCAAGCAATACCGTCCCATAGTGACTCCGTCGACGATACGCGAGGGTCAGTTCGGCTTTTGCAATCCGAATTACCTTGGCTTGGACGAGACGAGAGGTCACCATCACCAGCAGCCACAGTCCCAAGACGGCAAGTACGCGAAGATGTTGAACAGCCCACCGGATAGCGTGTTGGAGGACGAGCCAGGAAGATCCGCCTCGCAGACGTTCGCGGAGCTGTTGGAGCTTCAAGAAATCAAGAGGGTGCCTAGAGCTCCGCCGAAAAGTTTGCCATTAGGTTCTCCATCCAGAAGAGCCGTGAGCGCTTCAAGGGCGGAGAGACAAAGGGCGAAGGTGGCCGCGGCGGATATCCACGATTCGGAAACTCCGTCTTACGGGCCAGCGCCGCT